In Populus nigra chromosome 1, ddPopNigr1.1, whole genome shotgun sequence, one genomic interval encodes:
- the LOC133668245 gene encoding gamma-glutamyl hydrolase 2-like has product MPSHFFSNSPSTPTTKASDRQNDTSVSLPSTSTSSSISPDMWNYLWIPFLISLSKELTLARSATATSPSILLPSQLADDSPSAPKCPAPDTNLNYRPVIGILSHPGDGASGRLNNATNASYIAASYVKFVESAGARVIPLIYNEPREILFEKLNLVNGVLFTGGWAKTGLYFDTAKAIFKEVLARNDAGIHFPVYAICLGFEILTMIISEDNQILETYNATDQASTLQFMENISIEGTVFQRFPPVLLKKLSTDCLVMQNHHYGISPQRFQGNEHLSSFFEILTNSADEDNQVYVSTVQARNYPVTAFQWHPEKNAFEWGLSMIPHSEDAIQVTQHVANFFVSEARKSLNRPPARKVLDNLIYNYSPTFCGKAGKGYDEVYIFAEPETPNNTRCAVHGNCHGRVKL; this is encoded by the exons ATGCCGTCCCACTTCTTCTCTAATTCCCCTTCTACCCCTACAACCAAGGCCTCCGATCGCCAAAACGACACCTCCGTTTCTCTCCCCTCAACCTCCACCTCATCTTCTATTTCCCCAGATATGTGGAATTACCTTTGGATCCCTTTCTTAATCTCGCTCTCTAAAGAGCTAACCCTAGCTCGATCAGCAACAGCTACTTCTCCTTCGATTCTCCTCCCGAGTCAACTCGCCGATGACTCGCCTTCCGCGCCTAAGTGTCCGGCCCCCGACACAAATCTGAATTACCGTCCGGTGATTGGAATTTTGAGTCATCCGGGGGACGGTGCCTCCGGGAGGCTTAATAACGCGACGAACGCTTCGTATATTGCGGCGTCGTACGTGAAGTTTGTTGAATCAGCTGGTGCTAGGGTTATTCCATTGATTTATAACGAGCCAAGAGAGATTCTTTTTGAG AAGCTCAATCTGGTAAATGGAGTGCTCTTTACTGGAGGTTGGGCTAAAACTGGTTTGTACTTCGACACTGCGAAGGCAATTTTCAAG GAAGTTTTAGCTAGGAATGATGCAGGCATCCATTTCCCAGTGTATGCCATCTGCTTAGGCTTTGAAATTCTGACAATGATCATTAGTGAG GACAATCAAATTCTGGAAACATATAATGCAACTGATCAGGCTTCTACTCTTCAATTTATGGAAAACATAAGTATCGAAGGAACTGTGTTTCAGAG ATTTCCTCCAGTTTTGCTTAAAAAGTTGAGTACAGATTGCCTAGTCATGCAAAACCATCAT TATGGCATCTCACCACAACGGTTTCAGGGGAATGAACATCTATCTAGTTTCTTTGAGATCCTGACTAATAGTGCAGACGAAGATAACCAG GTTTATGTCTCCACTGTACAAGCACGCAACTATCCTGTGACTGCCTTCCAATGGCATCCCGAG aaaaatgcttttgaatgGGGGTTATCGATGATTCCACACTCAGAGGATGCCATTCAAGTGACCCAACATGTTGCCAACTTCTTTGTTAG TGAAGCTAGAAAGTCCTTGAACAGGCCACCTGCTCGGAAGGTACTTGAcaatttaatttacaattacAGTCCCACATTTTGTGGGAAAGCTGG GAAGGGATATGATGAAGTTTACATCTTCGCAGAACCAGAAACACCAAACAATACGAGGTGTGCTGTGCATGGTAATTGTCATGGACGTGTgaagttataa
- the LOC133691154 gene encoding BES1/BZR1 homolog protein 4 isoform X1, giving the protein MTSGTRLPTWKERENNKRRERRRRAIAAKIFSGLRMYGNYKLPKHCDNNEVLKALCNEAGWTVEPDGTTFRKGCKPVERMDILGVSATTSPCSSYHPSPCASYNPSPGSSSFPSPASSSYAANANMDCNSLIPWLKNLSSASSSASSSKFPHLYIHGGSISAPVTPPLSSPTARTARIKADWEDQSIRPGWGGQHYSFLPSSTPPSPGRQIVPDPEWFRGIRIPQGGPTSPTFSLVASNPFGFKEEALAGGGSNGGSRMWTPGQSGTCSPAIAAGSDHTADIPMAEVSDEFAFRCNATGLVKPWEGERIHEECGSDDLELTLGNSRTR; this is encoded by the exons ATGACTTCAGGTACGAGACTACCAACatggaaagaaagagagaacaacaagagaagagaaaggagaagaagagccATTGCAGCAAAGATATTTTCTGGGCTAAGAATGTATGGCAACTACAAGCTTCCAAAACATTGTGACAATAATGAAGTCCTTAAAGCCCTCTGCAATGAGGCTGGCTGGACCGTCGAGCCCGATGGCACTACTTTCCGTAAG ggATGCAAACCTGTAGAACGCATGGACATTCTTGGTGTTTCTGCAACAACAAGTCCATGCTCCTCGTACCACCCTAGCCCTTGTGCTTCCTACAACCCAAGTCCTGGATCCTCTTCCTTTCCCAGTCCAGCTTCATCCTCATACGCTGCTAATGCCAATATGGATTGCAATTCCCTCATACCATGGCTCAAAAACCTCTCATCGGCATCTTCATCAGCTTCCTCCTCCAAGTTTCCTCATCTATACATCCATGGTGGCTCCATAAGTGCTCCTGTTACTCCTCCTTTGAGCTCTCCCACTGCTCGAACTGCTCGAATAAAAGCTGACTGGGAAGACCAATCTATCCGCCCAGGCTGGGGTGGGCAGCACTACTCCTTCTTGCCATCTTCAACTCCACCGAGTCCTGGCCGCCAAATTGTTCCCGATCCAGAATGGTTTAGGGGGATTCGAATACCACAAGGCGGTCCAACATCTCCCACATTCAGCCTAGTTGCCTCCAACCCATTTGGCTTCAAGGAAGAGGCTTTAGCTGGTGGTGGATCCAATGGTGGATCGCGCATGTGGACTCCAGGTCAAAGTGGTACATGTTCACCTGCCATCGCAGCTGGCTCTGATCATACAGCTGATATTCCCATGGCCGAGGTTTCAGATGAGTTTGCATTTCGATGTAATGCTACTGGTCTAGTGAAGCCATGGGAAGGAGAGAGGATCCATGAAGAATGTGGATCAGACGATCTAGAGCTTACGCTTGGGAACTCAAGAACCAG ATAA
- the LOC133691154 gene encoding BES1/BZR1 homolog protein 4 isoform X2 — protein sequence MTSGTRLPTWKERENNKRRERRRRAIAAKIFSGLRMYGNYKLPKHCDNNEVLKALCNEAGWTVEPDGTTFRKGCKPVERMDILGVSATTSPCSSYHPSPCASYNPSPGSSSFPSPASSSYAANANMDCNSLIPWLKNLSSASSSASSSKFPHLYIHGGSISAPVTPPLSSPTARTARIKADWEDQSIRPGWGGQHYSFLPSSTPPSPGRQIVPDPEWFRGIRIPQGGPTSPTFSLVASNPFGFKEEALAGGGSNGGSRMWTPGQSGTCSPAIAAGSDHTADIPMAEVSDEFAFRCNATGLVKPWEGERIHEECGSDDLELTLGNSRTR from the exons ATGACTTCAGGTACGAGACTACCAACatggaaagaaagagagaacaacaagagaagagaaaggagaagaagagccATTGCAGCAAAGATATTTTCTGGGCTAAGAATGTATGGCAACTACAAGCTTCCAAAACATTGTGACAATAATGAAGTCCTTAAAGCCCTCTGCAATGAGGCTGGCTGGACCGTCGAGCCCGATGGCACTACTTTCCGTAAG ggATGCAAACCTGTAGAACGCATGGACATTCTTGGTGTTTCTGCAACAACAAGTCCATGCTCCTCGTACCACCCTAGCCCTTGTGCTTCCTACAACCCAAGTCCTGGATCCTCTTCCTTTCCCAGTCCAGCTTCATCCTCATACGCTGCTAATGCCAATATGGATTGCAATTCCCTCATACCATGGCTCAAAAACCTCTCATCGGCATCTTCATCAGCTTCCTCCTCCAAGTTTCCTCATCTATACATCCATGGTGGCTCCATAAGTGCTCCTGTTACTCCTCCTTTGAGCTCTCCCACTGCTCGAACTGCTCGAATAAAAGCTGACTGGGAAGACCAATCTATCCGCCCAGGCTGGGGTGGGCAGCACTACTCCTTCTTGCCATCTTCAACTCCACCGAGTCCTGGCCGCCAAATTGTTCCCGATCCAGAATGGTTTAGGGGGATTCGAATACCACAAGGCGGTCCAACATCTCCCACATTCAGCCTAGTTGCCTCCAACCCATTTGGCTTCAAGGAAGAGGCTTTAGCTGGTGGTGGATCCAATGGTGGATCGCGCATGTGGACTCCAGGTCAAAGTGGTACATGTTCACCTGCCATCGCAGCTGGCTCTGATCATACAGCTGATATTCCCATGGCCGAGGTTTCAGATGAGTTTGCATTTCGATGTAATGCTACTGGTCTAGTGAAGCCATGGGAAGGAGAGAGGATCCATGAAGAATGTGGATCAGACGATCTAGAGCTTACGCTTGGGAACTCAAGAACCAGGTGA